Within Chloroflexota bacterium, the genomic segment TCTATGGAAAGCTTGGGAGACCAGCCCAGAGCGCCAAGAGATCGCCCACAGGTTGGAGCCTCTCCTCGCTGCTCCTGAGAAAGCCTCCATTTTCAGCTTTGTTTGGGAGGCTTGCTGGTGGCCGCCGAACCTTCAGCAACACAAGAAGGCAGTCAAATCCTAGGCAAAGCCCGCAGATCCGTGAACCTTGTCTGCGTTGCTGCCCAGCTCTTACCACTCCGCTGACCGGAATGTAGTCACCACTTGCACAGCCTTCGTACAACTCTTCGGTGCGAGGGCGACCAGAAGGCGGCGTGATCGCAAACACCGGCTGATGTGTTGTAAAGCTGCGCCTTTTCGGAAGTCACGTCTTCTTTATCAGATGCCATCCAGCCGATGTGCATAGCCAATCAGAGTGTTGTTACCGCGGCTCTCCCCCCACAATCATCAATGCTGGGTCCCACAAGCACCACGAAGGATAAGAGCGTGCTTTTGCGGCAATGGCAAGGGACGCATATAACCTGTCATTCCCGCGCCAACGGGAATCCAGAAGCCCCCAAAAAAGGTAGAGCTTTCTGGATTATTGCCCGTCCTGGAAGAATAGGAACGATACAATGAATATAGACGACGTATTCCGTAGCCACTGGACAATGACGACCGCAGAAATTAGAATCTCTCTCAGTCATGAGACAGGCTACTGACCTGCTCCTGTAGCAGAGTGGTCTAAATGAGAATGAGATATAGAGCCGTTCTTTTTGACCTTGATGGCACGCTGCTGGACACGCTCGAGGATATAGCTGATTCCGTCAACGCCGTGCTCGACCGCCTCGGCCTTCGGCAACACAGTCTCGAAGCTTACAAGCGTTTTATCGGCGATGGTGTGCAAGAGTTAGCCAACCGAGCGCTTCCAGAGGACAAACGGGACCCAGTCACAGTGGCCCAAGTAGTTTCTGCCATACGTGAAGAGTACAACAAGCGGTGGGCCGACAAGACCCGCCCCTACGAAGGTATTCCGAAGCTACTGGATGCTCTCGCCGCCCGTGGGATCAAGATGGCCGTCTGGTCTAACAAGCCAGATGATGTCACCATACTCACTGTATCCCGGCTTTTGCCACGGTGGCGATTTGAGGCCGTGATGGGAGCACAATCGGCAATGCCGAAAAAGCCCGATCCTACAGGGGCAACCGAGATAGCGAAACGCCTTAATATCCCGCCCGGTGAGTTCCTATATCTTGGCGATGGGGACACAGACATGAAGGCAGCCAGCGCCGCAGGGATGTACCCGGTGGGCGCACTGTGGGGCTTTCGCACCCGCAACGAACTCTTAGCTGGTGGCGCCAAGAAGCTAATCCGGCATCCGATGGATTTGGTGAAGCTCTTATAGTTTCATGCTAATGCTTAGCTGCAATAATTCGCATTACATCACTGGGCCAGAGACCCTTCTCCGCCTGCAGCGGGTCAGGGTGACAAAATGGGCCTGTCATTCTGAGCGTAGCGAAGAATCTCATCTCGCCGATTTCGGTAAGAAAGCATTAGCGTGCTGTCCCCGTAATGACCATACAGTTGTCATCCCACCCCCGACACCGAACCCACCTTACATATCTACGGGATTCCTGTCTTTGCCAAAAGATTAGGGGGACAGGGAAGATAGCCAGGCAAACGCGGCTTGACTTGGGTTTATCGCCCCGACTGTGCTAAACTGCCCAACAAGGCTCCTGGTTCGCCCCAAAACGAGCTTGTTAGGAACCTATGGTGGCAATTGGTGCCTGTAATAGGGATGAGAGATGTCCGATGTAACCGGAAGAATGCATGACTGACATCGCTGCACCTGCCACAGAGAAAGGGCTTCCCTCCAAGTGGCTGGTTCTAGGGGTTGTCATGCTCGGCACCATTATGGGGCCTCTCGACGGCAGCATCGTGAACACCGTTCTCCCTACCATCACCCAGTCTTTCCACACCGACATTTCCATCGTGCAATGGGTGCCCACAGTCTATCTTCTAACAATTAGCTGCCTCATCCTTCTCTATGGTCGCCTGGGGGATATGCTGGGCTATAAGAAGGTCTTTGTTTATGGCCTGGCTGGTTTCACGGTGGCCTCCGTTTTGTGCGCCTTATCGCACAATATCTGGATGCTAATCTCCTTCCGGGCCGTGCAGGGGCTGGCGGCAGCCATGACCATGGCCGTTAGCTTCGCCATTATCACGGCGGCCTTCCCACCAGTCGAGCGCGGTAAAGCCCTGGGCCTCAGTGCCGTTAGTATCGCCGTGGGCCTAGCCGCCGGACCAAGTCTCGGTGGGGTGATTACCGAACACACTAGCTGGCGCTACATATTCTTGATCAACTTCCCCATTGGGGTGGTCTCTCTGATACTGGCTATCCGCTTCATACCAGAGAGTGTCAAGAAGGCCGGACAGCACCTTGACCTGCGTGGGGCCTTGGCTGCCTTCATCTGTCTCCTCAGCCTCCTCCTCTACGCCGATAGGGGTGAGCCCTGGGGATGGCTATCGCCTGGGTGCATCAGTCTTCTGATCGTCGGAGTCCTCTCCGGCGCATGGTTTCTCAGGATACAGCAGACATCGGTGCAGCCCATGCTTAATCTATCTCTCTTTTCCAACCGCGTCTTCAGCTTTGCCAGCTTGAGCGCCCTCTTCAGCTTCATGGCCGCCTATGCGCTGGTTTTCCTGACGCCCTTCCTTCTGACCTTTGCACTGCATTACAATATCGGCAAGGTAGGCTGGGTAATGGCCAGCGCCCCCATAGCTACCCTGCTGGTAGCACCTCTCAGCGGCGCAGCCTCAGATCGTATCGGCACCAGGGGCCTGACCTTTTGTGGCATGATCCTCTGTTCCCTGGGCTTGGTTTTCATGAGCAACTTGAAAGCCTCTGCCAGTGCCTCTGATGTCATGTGGCGTCTGGCTGTCTTCGGTGCGGGGTCAGGCATGTTCCAAAGCCCGAACAACAGTGCTGTCATGGGTAACGTCCCCCGGGCCCACCTGGGCGTGGCCTCAGGGGTATTGGCGGCAGCGCGCAATGTCGGCATGGCGCTGGGGATCGCTGTCGCCGGTGCCGTACTATACAACGTGGCCCCCATCGCCACCTCAGGGCAGCCGGGCTCCTTTACCCCCAGCGAGATTGAGGAATTCCTGACAGGTTTGCACTGGGCCTACATCGCCGGGGCAGCGCTGGCGGGCATTGCTGCCCTCACCTCTCTTGGGGCGGTCGCCCGTCGCAAACAGGACTAGAACAAAGAACTCAGGAGGCCTGAAATGTATTGGGGTCAGCAATACCTGGGGGACAGATTGGCCCTGCTTGTATCAATCGGCTATTTGTGACCAACTGGAACCGCTGCTCTCTCTGCCGCCCCCCACAGAG encodes:
- a CDS encoding HAD-IA family hydrolase; protein product: MRYRAVLFDLDGTLLDTLEDIADSVNAVLDRLGLRQHSLEAYKRFIGDGVQELANRALPEDKRDPVTVAQVVSAIREEYNKRWADKTRPYEGIPKLLDALAARGIKMAVWSNKPDDVTILTVSRLLPRWRFEAVMGAQSAMPKKPDPTGATEIAKRLNIPPGEFLYLGDGDTDMKAASAAGMYPVGALWGFRTRNELLAGGAKKLIRHPMDLVKLL
- a CDS encoding MFS transporter, producing MTDIAAPATEKGLPSKWLVLGVVMLGTIMGPLDGSIVNTVLPTITQSFHTDISIVQWVPTVYLLTISCLILLYGRLGDMLGYKKVFVYGLAGFTVASVLCALSHNIWMLISFRAVQGLAAAMTMAVSFAIITAAFPPVERGKALGLSAVSIAVGLAAGPSLGGVITEHTSWRYIFLINFPIGVVSLILAIRFIPESVKKAGQHLDLRGALAAFICLLSLLLYADRGEPWGWLSPGCISLLIVGVLSGAWFLRIQQTSVQPMLNLSLFSNRVFSFASLSALFSFMAAYALVFLTPFLLTFALHYNIGKVGWVMASAPIATLLVAPLSGAASDRIGTRGLTFCGMILCSLGLVFMSNLKASASASDVMWRLAVFGAGSGMFQSPNNSAVMGNVPRAHLGVASGVLAAARNVGMALGIAVAGAVLYNVAPIATSGQPGSFTPSEIEEFLTGLHWAYIAGAALAGIAALTSLGAVARRKQD